In one Microbacterium invictum genomic region, the following are encoded:
- the gltX gene encoding glutamate--tRNA ligase, producing the protein MPATPDPRTTTATGTDVRVRFCPSPTGLPHVGLVRTALFNWAYARHHGGTMVFRIEDTDAARDSEESYLQLLDALRWLRIDWDEGVEVGGPHAPYRQSQRHEIYRSVLDRLIAAGAVYESFSTAEEIDARNDAAGRAKQLGYDNFDRDLTEEQKAAYRAEGREPAWRLRVPDEDLTYVDLIRGEVTFPAGSFPDFVIVRAGGIPLYTFVNPVDDALMGITHVLRGEDLMPSTARQLALYRALIDAGVTTFMPRFGHMPLVLGDGTKKLSKRDPRADLFLQREKGFIPEGLLNYLALLGWSIAPDRDVFSLDELVAAFDIADVNPNPARFDQKKAESINGDHIRMLEPADFAARLVPYLVAAGLVSDPPSEDQIALLRRAAPLVQERMPLLGDAPGMLGFLFVEDVRYDDDALSGLPANAGEVLVASVAALELVPAAEWTAAAVQEALSRALVEELGLKPRVAYGPPRVAITGRRVSPPLFESMELLGKAESLRRLSLLVTHLGG; encoded by the coding sequence TTCTGCCCCTCCCCGACGGGTCTGCCGCACGTCGGACTCGTGCGCACGGCGCTGTTCAACTGGGCGTACGCCCGTCACCACGGCGGGACGATGGTGTTCCGTATCGAGGACACCGACGCCGCGCGCGACAGCGAGGAGAGCTACCTCCAGCTTCTCGACGCGCTGCGCTGGCTGCGCATCGACTGGGACGAGGGCGTCGAAGTGGGCGGCCCCCACGCGCCGTACCGTCAGTCGCAACGTCACGAGATCTACCGCAGCGTGCTGGACCGGCTCATCGCCGCCGGCGCGGTGTACGAGAGCTTCTCCACCGCCGAGGAGATCGACGCGCGCAACGACGCGGCGGGGCGGGCGAAGCAGCTCGGCTACGACAACTTCGACCGCGACCTCACCGAGGAGCAGAAGGCCGCGTACCGTGCGGAGGGCCGTGAGCCCGCGTGGCGGCTGCGGGTCCCCGACGAGGACCTCACGTACGTCGACCTCATCCGCGGCGAGGTGACCTTCCCCGCCGGGTCGTTCCCCGATTTCGTCATCGTGCGTGCAGGCGGCATCCCGCTCTACACGTTCGTCAACCCCGTCGACGACGCCCTCATGGGGATCACCCACGTGCTCCGCGGCGAAGACCTCATGCCCTCCACCGCACGTCAGCTCGCCCTGTACCGCGCCCTCATCGACGCCGGTGTGACAACCTTCATGCCCCGCTTCGGTCACATGCCGCTCGTGCTCGGCGACGGCACGAAGAAGCTCTCCAAGCGCGACCCCCGGGCCGATCTCTTCCTCCAGCGCGAGAAGGGCTTCATCCCTGAGGGACTGCTGAACTACCTCGCCCTCCTGGGGTGGTCGATCGCTCCCGACCGCGACGTCTTCAGCCTCGACGAGCTGGTCGCCGCATTCGACATCGCCGACGTCAATCCGAACCCCGCCCGCTTCGATCAGAAGAAGGCAGAGTCGATCAACGGCGATCACATCCGGATGCTGGAACCGGCCGACTTCGCCGCCCGCCTGGTTCCCTACCTGGTCGCGGCCGGCCTCGTCTCGGATCCGCCGTCCGAGGACCAGATCGCCCTGCTCCGCCGGGCCGCCCCGCTCGTGCAGGAGCGCATGCCCCTGCTCGGCGATGCGCCGGGGATGCTCGGTTTCCTCTTCGTCGAGGACGTCCGGTACGACGACGATGCGCTCTCCGGCCTTCCGGCGAACGCGGGTGAGGTCCTGGTGGCGAGCGTCGCGGCCCTCGAGCTCGTTCCCGCGGCGGAGTGGACGGCCGCGGCCGTGCAGGAGGCCCTGTCGCGCGCGCTCGTGGAGGAACTTGGACTGAAGCCGCGGGTGGCCTACGGTCCTCCGCGCGTGGCGATCACGGGGCGACGCGTCTCGCCGCCGCTGTTCGAGTCGATGGAGCTTCTCGGGAAAGCGGAGTCGCTGCGTCGGCTGAGCCTGCTCGTGACTCATCTCGGGGGATGA
- a CDS encoding MBL fold metallo-hydrolase, with translation MRVTKHEHAALTLEESGSTLVIDPGAFTDPLYDLGEVAGIVVTHEHPDHWTADHLERILKMSPGTPIYGPAGVAAAAAGFDVIVVDPGDTLELGPFRLRFFGGRHEVIHSSLPVVDNVGVLVNDVFYYPGDSYAVPSGVDVQLLAAPLGAPWLKIGDAIDFVLAVKPRQAFGTHDMTLSVLGRDMHRSRLRWATEQNGGEFVALDPGDSTDV, from the coding sequence ATGCGAGTCACCAAGCACGAACATGCGGCGCTCACCCTCGAAGAGTCCGGCTCGACCCTCGTCATCGATCCCGGCGCCTTCACCGATCCCCTCTACGACCTCGGCGAGGTGGCGGGGATCGTCGTCACGCACGAGCACCCCGACCACTGGACCGCCGATCATCTCGAACGCATCCTGAAGATGTCTCCGGGAACGCCCATTTACGGTCCCGCGGGTGTGGCGGCCGCCGCGGCCGGGTTCGACGTGATCGTCGTCGATCCGGGCGACACCCTCGAGCTCGGGCCGTTCCGCCTCCGCTTCTTCGGTGGTCGGCACGAGGTCATCCACTCGTCGCTGCCGGTCGTCGACAACGTGGGTGTCCTCGTCAACGACGTCTTCTACTACCCGGGCGACTCGTACGCCGTTCCGAGCGGCGTCGACGTGCAGCTGCTCGCGGCGCCGCTCGGCGCTCCCTGGTTGAAGATCGGCGACGCGATCGACTTCGTGCTCGCCGTCAAGCCCCGGCAGGCGTTCGGCACCCATGACATGACGCTGTCGGTGCTCGGGAGAGACATGCACCGCAGTCGGCTGCGCTGGGCGACCGAGCAGAACGGCGGCGAGTTCGTCGCGCTCGACCCCGGCGATTCCACGGACGTCTGA
- a CDS encoding phosphotransferase, with the protein MPPADVEITRAVVAALVRRHVSDAASETLSPRPDTTGWDCETWRLGEGLAVRLPRRAAAAAGVAHEQAVMPALSQALVAVGVGAPEVVFAGPPDETFPYPWSVVRWHEGSAGLEVARRDRGAWAPPLARALRAIHATDPGSVPANPVRGGALATRAESIAERLAALRTGATVSVGDTDLLARLWDEGLAVGGWGGAPALIHGDLHPGNLIARGPRLVAVIDFIDVAPGDPAYDLAAAWLCFDPDGRRAFIRHLDGAFAPADWVRARAWAAAFTTILLGQSDDMPAYATLARESVAELRHPA; encoded by the coding sequence ATGCCGCCTGCCGATGTGGAGATCACGAGGGCCGTCGTCGCGGCTCTCGTCCGCCGGCACGTCTCCGACGCCGCATCCGAGACCCTCTCCCCGCGCCCCGACACGACCGGGTGGGATTGCGAGACCTGGCGGCTGGGTGAAGGACTCGCCGTGCGGCTGCCCCGTCGTGCCGCCGCAGCGGCCGGTGTCGCCCACGAGCAGGCAGTGATGCCGGCGCTGTCGCAGGCCCTCGTCGCGGTCGGTGTCGGCGCCCCGGAAGTGGTGTTCGCGGGCCCACCGGACGAGACGTTCCCCTACCCGTGGTCGGTCGTCCGCTGGCACGAGGGCAGCGCCGGGCTGGAGGTGGCTCGCAGGGATCGAGGCGCCTGGGCGCCACCGCTCGCCCGCGCACTCCGCGCGATCCATGCCACCGACCCCGGCTCCGTCCCGGCCAATCCGGTGCGCGGAGGTGCGCTCGCCACCCGGGCGGAGAGCATCGCAGAGCGCCTCGCCGCTCTCCGGACCGGCGCGACGGTCAGCGTCGGCGACACGGATCTGCTCGCGCGACTGTGGGACGAGGGGCTTGCCGTCGGCGGGTGGGGCGGCGCCCCCGCGCTCATCCACGGCGACCTCCACCCGGGCAACCTCATCGCCCGCGGGCCCAGACTGGTCGCGGTGATCGACTTCATCGACGTCGCACCCGGCGACCCCGCCTACGACCTCGCCGCCGCCTGGCTGTGCTTCGACCCCGACGGCCGCCGCGCGTTCATCCGGCACCTGGACGGTGCCTTCGCCCCCGCGGATTGGGTCCGCGCGCGCGCCTGGGCGGCGGCGTTCACGACGATTCTCCTGGGGCAGAGCGACGACATGCCCGCCTACGCCACCCTCGCCCGCGAGAGCGTCGCGGAGCTGCGACACCCGGCATGA